A genome region from Bradyrhizobium commune includes the following:
- a CDS encoding NCS2 family permease has product MNEMTPPQEASAELPSKPAASALDRFFGVSERGTSLGREVMAGATTFAAMAYIIAVNPAIMSNAGMDRADLVSATALAAILGSVMMGLWANLPLAVAPAMGSNVIFTYVIVKQMGMPWQGALAMVAFTGVLFLILSLSKLREKVAKDVPEALKIGIQAAVGTLIVFIALRGAGFVVQNPSTYIAMGSLRNPPVLLTLFGLLLTPVLVARRVPAALILSIAVLTLIGFFVPGANGKMVTSVPSAIMAWPRWPTSTFMALDIGYLFSHFVVALPLLFYFLCAEFFSTLGTLIGVTGAANLRKPDGSIPNATAAFATDATASIVGPLLGTSVVTAYIESITGVQAGGRTGLTSLTVAAFFFLALFFWPIFVIIPPQATAPALVLVGVLMMQGLARIDMTDLVNAVPIVLTLLVTVLTNNLINGMALGTLSYLALEAAMGRRAQIPAMVWGLGVVFIAYAFVIAQIF; this is encoded by the coding sequence ATGAACGAGATGACACCACCGCAGGAAGCTTCCGCAGAGCTGCCGTCAAAGCCCGCCGCAAGCGCGCTTGATCGATTCTTTGGCGTCAGCGAGCGCGGCACCAGCCTCGGACGCGAGGTCATGGCCGGAGCGACTACGTTCGCGGCGATGGCCTATATCATCGCTGTGAACCCGGCGATCATGTCCAACGCCGGGATGGACCGCGCCGACCTCGTCAGCGCCACGGCACTCGCCGCGATCCTCGGCTCGGTCATGATGGGCCTTTGGGCCAATCTGCCACTCGCCGTTGCGCCGGCGATGGGATCGAACGTCATCTTCACCTACGTCATCGTCAAGCAGATGGGCATGCCCTGGCAGGGCGCGCTCGCGATGGTCGCCTTCACCGGCGTGTTGTTTTTGATTCTCAGCCTGTCGAAGCTGCGCGAAAAAGTCGCAAAGGACGTTCCGGAAGCGCTGAAGATCGGTATCCAGGCCGCCGTCGGCACCCTCATCGTCTTCATTGCGCTGCGTGGTGCCGGCTTCGTGGTCCAGAATCCGTCGACCTACATCGCGATGGGATCGCTGCGCAATCCGCCGGTGCTGCTGACGCTGTTCGGTCTCCTGCTCACGCCGGTATTGGTAGCGCGCCGAGTGCCGGCAGCGCTCATCCTGTCGATCGCAGTGCTCACCCTGATTGGCTTCTTCGTTCCGGGTGCCAACGGCAAGATGGTCACGTCGGTGCCGTCGGCCATCATGGCGTGGCCGCGCTGGCCGACCAGCACCTTCATGGCGCTCGACATCGGCTATCTCTTCAGCCATTTCGTCGTGGCGCTGCCATTGCTGTTCTATTTCCTGTGCGCCGAATTCTTCTCGACGCTGGGTACGCTGATCGGAGTCACGGGGGCGGCCAATCTGCGCAAGCCCGACGGTTCGATCCCGAATGCCACCGCGGCGTTTGCCACCGATGCGACTGCCTCCATCGTCGGCCCGCTGCTCGGCACCTCCGTTGTCACGGCCTACATCGAATCCATCACCGGCGTGCAGGCGGGTGGGCGAACCGGCCTGACCTCGTTGACCGTTGCGGCATTCTTCTTTCTCGCGCTGTTCTTCTGGCCGATCTTCGTCATCATCCCGCCGCAAGCAACCGCGCCGGCGCTCGTGCTCGTCGGCGTCTTGATGATGCAGGGGCTCGCCCGCATCGACATGACCGATCTCGTCAACGCGGTGCCGATCGTGCTGACCTTATTGGTCACCGTGCTGACCAATAACCTCATCAACGGAATGGCGCTGGGGACGCTGAGCTACTTAGCGCTCGAAGCGGCGATGGGCCGTCGGGCGCAGATTCCGGCGATGGTGTGGGGCTTGGGCGTGGTGTTCATCGCCTACGCGTTCGTGATCGCGCAGATATTCTGA
- a CDS encoding formamidase gives MNGLGGLNKSPNGVVIGLVQLQLPNVVTRADLAKQTERIVWMVGKARRNLSTMDLVVFPEYSLHGLSMDTNPEIMCRLDGPEVAAFKKACIDNRIWGCFSIMEFNPHGNPYNSGLIIDDHGEIKLYYRKLHPWIPVEPWEPGDIGIPVIDGPNGAKIALIICHDGMFPEMARECAYKGAEIMIRTAGYTAPIRDAWRFTNQANSFQNLMVTANVCMCGSDGSFDSMGEGMIVNFDGSVLAHGTTGRADEIITAEVRPDLVREARINWGVENNIYQLWHRGYVAVKGGAMDCPYTFMQDMVAGTFRLPWEDQVKVTDGSSCGFPAPARMFGKTAKAAE, from the coding sequence ATGAACGGGCTTGGCGGGTTGAACAAATCTCCCAACGGCGTGGTCATCGGGCTGGTGCAGCTGCAGCTGCCGAACGTCGTGACCCGGGCCGATCTTGCGAAGCAGACCGAGCGCATCGTCTGGATGGTCGGCAAGGCCCGCCGCAATCTCTCCACCATGGATCTGGTGGTGTTTCCCGAATATTCGCTGCACGGCCTCTCGATGGACACCAATCCCGAGATCATGTGCCGGCTCGACGGGCCCGAGGTCGCGGCGTTCAAGAAGGCCTGCATCGACAACAGGATCTGGGGCTGCTTCTCCATCATGGAGTTCAACCCGCACGGCAATCCCTACAATTCCGGCCTGATCATCGACGACCACGGCGAGATCAAGCTCTATTACCGAAAACTCCATCCCTGGATTCCGGTCGAACCGTGGGAGCCGGGCGATATCGGCATTCCCGTGATCGACGGGCCGAATGGCGCGAAGATCGCACTGATCATCTGCCATGACGGCATGTTCCCGGAGATGGCGCGGGAATGCGCCTACAAGGGCGCGGAGATCATGATCCGCACCGCCGGCTACACCGCGCCGATCCGCGACGCCTGGCGCTTCACCAACCAGGCCAACTCGTTCCAGAACCTGATGGTCACGGCGAACGTCTGCATGTGCGGCTCCGACGGCTCGTTCGATTCCATGGGCGAAGGCATGATCGTCAATTTCGACGGCAGCGTGCTGGCGCACGGCACCACCGGCCGCGCCGACGAGATCATCACCGCCGAAGTGCGGCCCGACCTCGTGCGCGAAGCCCGCATCAATTGGGGCGTCGAGAACAACATTTACCAGCTCTGGCACCGCGGCTATGTCGCGGTGAAGGGCGGCGCGATGGACTGCCCCTACACCTTCATGCAGGACATGGTCGCCGGCACTTTCCGCCTGCCGTGGGAAGACCAGGTCAAGGTCACCGACGGCTCCTCCTGCGGCTTCCCGGCACCGGCGCGGATGTTCGGAAAGACCGCGAAGGCGGCGGAGTGA
- a CDS encoding TetR/AcrR family transcriptional regulator, translated as MSTEKRHIASLRDEYAEMTRQRIVAAFVETLEDEAADDVSMAAVAKRAKVAERTVYRHFNTRAELFAAAGEWIEHNVFSYIPFTSPDELPDIFRKLCRRFDHHPHLARAIAMTRAGRRVRAGFRRHLIDQHRKAMAPLVQHLPAKEVRQAEALASYLNNVLAWNAMREDFGMSSAEIADAIEWALTTLLKDVRQRDAAAARSGKTGKSPRKRSTAAKEQA; from the coding sequence ATGAGTACAGAAAAGCGACATATCGCCAGCCTTCGCGACGAATATGCCGAGATGACACGGCAGCGCATTGTCGCGGCTTTTGTCGAGACGCTGGAGGACGAGGCGGCCGATGACGTCTCGATGGCTGCGGTGGCGAAGCGGGCGAAGGTGGCCGAGCGCACTGTCTACCGTCACTTCAACACCCGCGCGGAGCTGTTCGCTGCTGCCGGTGAATGGATCGAGCACAACGTCTTCAGCTACATTCCCTTCACCTCGCCCGACGAGCTGCCGGATATATTCCGCAAGCTGTGCAGGCGGTTCGACCATCACCCGCATCTGGCCCGCGCCATTGCGATGACGCGAGCGGGCCGCCGGGTGCGCGCCGGCTTCCGGCGTCACCTGATCGACCAGCACCGCAAGGCGATGGCGCCGCTGGTGCAGCATCTCCCTGCGAAGGAAGTCCGCCAGGCGGAGGCGCTCGCGTCTTATCTCAACAACGTGCTGGCCTGGAATGCGATGCGCGAGGATTTTGGCATGTCGAGCGCCGAGATCGCCGATGCGATCGAGTGGGCGCTCACGACGCTCCTGAAGGACGTCCGTCAGCGCGATGCCGCCGCGGCGCGGAGCGGCAAGACCGGTAAATCGCCGCGAAAGCGATCCACGGCTGCGAAAGAGCAGGCGTAG
- a CDS encoding adenine deaminase — MNAIPEDLLINAPDEVRIRQDLVLTALGRRPADRALRVGRLLDVHSRTWSEDQEIVFKGRRIAWVGPAGSYPGEVRERAHRPDLAAVPGFGEVHKHIESSHLTPEWEAALVLPHGNTWTCEASHEFSNVNGARNLEFWFEARRRGSPLKIFPQPGSAVPPTAYEWGGGWYGHDEQARFMGESLMVTGLDEVMDWPAVWNPDNPSYKRLWGMIEATFAARGVVEGHASGLRDLPSINAFAAAGLASDHEMQTPEETWDKLTRGLFVELRVYAMDEIVKWLLAKGLQDWSQIAFTTDDRSASHTIELGASDHNARIAIEAGLVPEIAIQCLTINPARHMRLTPFVGSLAPGRFGDVVLLSDVAKLTVAEVWADGMQVSEGKRYLGKVPEIQWPAWATKTVNIKRTIKPQDFELRAETGRTSMKAAVIRPFHWHPEFYTLELPVRDGAVQRDESEAITKFAIVDRFSGDGRVAKMFWRGCGPRTPETAVACSVAHDKHNIWVVGSSDAAMAKAVNALIELQGGWALVREGELVATVRFEVGGLMSCRSAQALDAEMQALYAEGRKVDWMYEPTFRPRWYPGFPERLMFATLTCAPWSWVLVAPCEQAPLGFINVQTGEAHPVVW, encoded by the coding sequence ATGAACGCGATACCCGAAGATCTCTTGATCAACGCGCCCGACGAGGTCCGCATTCGCCAGGACCTGGTGCTGACGGCGCTCGGTCGCCGCCCGGCCGATCGCGCTTTACGGGTCGGCAGGTTGCTGGATGTGCATAGCCGCACCTGGAGCGAAGATCAGGAGATTGTCTTTAAGGGCCGGCGCATCGCCTGGGTCGGGCCTGCCGGCAGTTATCCCGGCGAAGTCCGCGAGCGCGCGCATCGGCCGGATCTTGCGGCCGTGCCCGGCTTCGGCGAGGTGCACAAGCACATCGAAAGTTCGCATCTCACGCCGGAATGGGAGGCCGCGCTGGTGCTGCCGCATGGCAATACCTGGACCTGCGAGGCAAGCCACGAGTTCTCCAATGTCAACGGCGCCCGCAATCTCGAATTCTGGTTCGAGGCACGCCGCCGCGGCTCGCCGCTCAAGATCTTTCCGCAACCCGGCTCGGCCGTGCCACCGACGGCTTACGAATGGGGTGGCGGATGGTATGGCCACGACGAGCAGGCGCGCTTCATGGGCGAGAGCCTGATGGTGACCGGGCTCGACGAAGTCATGGACTGGCCGGCGGTGTGGAATCCCGACAATCCCTCCTACAAGCGGCTCTGGGGCATGATCGAGGCGACGTTCGCGGCGCGCGGCGTCGTCGAAGGCCACGCCTCTGGCTTGCGGGATCTGCCCTCCATCAACGCCTTTGCCGCGGCGGGGCTCGCCTCCGATCACGAAATGCAGACTCCGGAGGAAACCTGGGACAAGCTCACCCGCGGCTTGTTCGTCGAGCTGCGCGTCTATGCCATGGACGAGATCGTCAAATGGCTGCTCGCCAAGGGCCTGCAGGATTGGTCGCAGATCGCATTCACGACCGACGACCGTAGCGCCAGCCACACGATCGAGCTTGGTGCCAGCGACCACAACGCGCGAATCGCCATCGAAGCCGGTCTTGTGCCTGAAATCGCAATTCAATGTCTCACCATCAATCCGGCGCGGCACATGCGCCTTACGCCGTTCGTCGGCAGCCTGGCTCCAGGGCGTTTCGGCGACGTCGTGCTGCTGTCGGATGTTGCCAAACTCACCGTCGCCGAAGTGTGGGCCGATGGCATGCAGGTCTCCGAAGGCAAGCGCTATCTCGGCAAGGTGCCTGAAATCCAATGGCCGGCCTGGGCAACGAAGACAGTCAACATCAAGCGTACGATCAAGCCTCAGGATTTCGAGCTGCGGGCCGAGACTGGCCGCACTTCGATGAAGGCGGCCGTGATCCGTCCCTTCCATTGGCATCCCGAATTCTACACGCTCGAACTGCCGGTGCGTGATGGTGCCGTACAGCGCGACGAGAGCGAGGCCATCACCAAGTTTGCCATCGTCGACCGCTTTTCCGGCGACGGGCGCGTCGCAAAGATGTTCTGGCGCGGCTGCGGACCGCGAACGCCGGAGACGGCCGTTGCCTGTTCGGTGGCGCACGACAAGCACAATATCTGGGTGGTCGGCTCGTCCGACGCGGCGATGGCGAAGGCGGTGAACGCGCTGATCGAGCTTCAGGGCGGATGGGCTCTGGTGCGCGAGGGTGAGCTCGTTGCCACCGTGCGCTTCGAGGTCGGAGGGCTGATGAGCTGCCGCTCGGCGCAAGCGCTCGATGCCGAGATGCAGGCGCTCTATGCAGAAGGCCGCAAGGTCGACTGGATGTACGAGCCGACGTTCCGGCCGCGCTGGTATCCGGGATTCCCCGAGCGGCTGATGTTCGCGACGCTGACTTGCGCGCCCTGGAGCTGGGTGCTGGTGGCGCCTTGCGAGCAGGCGCCGCTCGGATTCATCAACGTGCAGACGGGCGAGGCGCACCCGGTGGTCTGGTAG